In Chloroflexota bacterium, the DNA window CGTCGTGCCGCCGCGTCGGGGCTTGAAAGCCCCGCCTACCATCCTGCAGTCGCTGCGCGACGCTCCAGTCGCACCAGTGCCGGCCGTTCCCGACGGTGTGACTGTAGGCGGGGACTTCAGTCCCCGACCGCCCGTTCCATGATGCTTCGGGGACACCAATGAACATGCGATCGCCCTGATGCTGCTACCGGTGCAATCGTATGTTGAGCGCGTCGTGCGGCGTCGTCGGGGCTTGAAAGCCCCGCCTACGATCCTGCAGTCGCTGCGCGACGCTCCAGTCGCACCAGTGCCGGCCGTTCCCGGCGGCCGTCGCGCAGCGACTGAATGACGGTAGGCGGGGACTTCAGTCCCCGACGCGGCGGCATGACGACATCAACATGCGGTCGCCCTGCCCGTGGCCTCGCCCCCCCGGCATCTCGTGCTGTGCAGCCCGGCCTCCGCAGGCGACGAGTGCCCTTCCAGCCAGCCTAGCGCGAGAGCAGCCGCCCGGGCTCGCTCGCAGGCGCGTCGGCGGCGCGCTCGGCTGACCAACGGTCCCGGTCCAACACCTTGACCAGTTCGGCCACCATCTCGTAGCGCCCGAACGAGGGCATCAGGTAGGCGCCGTCGCAGTAGGCCTGCGCCTCAACCAGGAACTCCTGGGACTGGCGGATCCCCTCCTGCATGCCCTGGTCGCCGGCCAGCCGCATACGCTCGCGCAGGTGGTCAGGGATGGTGACGCCCGGAAGCTCATTGTGCAGGAACTCGGCGTGCTTGTGGCTCTGGAGCGGCATCACGCCGAGCAGGAACGGGACCGGGATCTTCCCCACCCGGTTGAGGAAGGTCATTAGCTGATCCATGTCGTAGAGCGGCTGGGCCATGACGTAGTCTGCGCCGGCCTCGATCTTCCGGTGGAAGCGATCCAGCTCCAGCTCGATGTCGTCGGCCACGGGATTGACGGCGCACCCGACGAAGAACTGCGCCTGCATCCCAATCGAGTTGCCGGCCCAGTCCTGCCCTTCGTTCATCCGCTTGAGGATGGCGATCAGGCCGATCGAGTCCACGTCCCAGACGGCCTTGGCCTGGGGCAGATTCCCCATGCGCGGCGGATCGCCGGTCAGCGCCAGGATGTTGCGGATGCCGTGCGAGTGCGCGCCCAGCAGCTCAGACTGGAGCGCCATCAGGTTGCGGTCACGGGTCGTGAAATGAATGATGGTGTCCAGGCCCACGCGCCGCTGGATGTGCAGCGCCAGGCTGACGCAGCCCATCCGCACCCGAGCCATCGGGCTGTCCCCGATGTTGATGCAGTCCACCCCGACATCGGCCAGCATCGCCGCGCCGTTCACGATGCGCGTCGGGTTCAGGCCCTTCGGCGGGTCAAGCTCGACGCTGACCACGAACTTCCGCTCGGTCAGCGCCCGCTGCAGCGCCGTTGGCTCGACGCTCACCGCCGACTCGATGGCCTCGGACTGCGGATCCGGGGCCGCCGAGAACGCGATGGTGGTCGGGGCGGACTCATCGCGCTCCGCCAGCGCCTCCCTCATCGCCGAGACGTGCGCGGGCGTGGTGCCGCAGCAGCCGCCGATCAGCCTGACGCCAGCGCTCGCGAACCGCCGGGCGTACTCGGCAAAGTACTCCGGCGTCGAGAAGTACATGTACCGGCCTTCGAGCCGGCTCGGCGCGCCGGCGTTCGGCATGGCCGACAGGTGGGCGAACAGCGGCAGCGCCATCTGCTGCACGGCGTCGAGGGTGCTCTGCGGCCCGACGCCGCAGTTGACGCCGATGACGTCCACCTGGAAGCTCGCCAGCAGCCGCGCGACATCGGCCGGCGCCTCGCCGGTCAGCAGCAGGCCGTCGTCGGTCAGGCTGACCTGGGCCACAATCGGCAGATCGCAGGCGGACTGCACGGCGACGATGGCCTCGCGCAGCTCGACGAGGTCGCTGAACGTCTCCAGGACGATCAGGTCAGCGCCGGCCTCCAGCAAGGCATCGGCCTGATCGCGGAACGCCTCGCCCACGTCGTCCGGCAGCAACGTGCCGCCGTGCGAGATCGGCAGCCCGAGCGGCCCCATCGCGCCGGCCAGGAAGACCGGCTCGCCGCACTCCTCGCGGGCCTC includes these proteins:
- a CDS encoding bifunctional homocysteine S-methyltransferase/methylenetetrahydrofolate reductase, whose translation is MRSPFLDRLERGPVLSDGAMGTQLYARGIPYERCFDELNLTDPALIQRIHRDYIRAGAELIETNTYGANRYKLAQYGLEDRVRDINFRAVKLAREAREECGEPVFLAGAMGPLGLPISHGGTLLPDDVGEAFRDQADALLEAGADLIVLETFSDLVELREAIVAVQSACDLPIVAQVSLTDDGLLLTGEAPADVARLLASFQVDVIGVNCGVGPQSTLDAVQQMALPLFAHLSAMPNAGAPSRLEGRYMYFSTPEYFAEYARRFASAGVRLIGGCCGTTPAHVSAMREALAERDESAPTTIAFSAAPDPQSEAIESAVSVEPTALQRALTERKFVVSVELDPPKGLNPTRIVNGAAMLADVGVDCINIGDSPMARVRMGCVSLALHIQRRVGLDTIIHFTTRDRNLMALQSELLGAHSHGIRNILALTGDPPRMGNLPQAKAVWDVDSIGLIAILKRMNEGQDWAGNSIGMQAQFFVGCAVNPVADDIELELDRFHRKIEAGADYVMAQPLYDMDQLMTFLNRVGKIPVPFLLGVMPLQSHKHAEFLHNELPGVTIPDHLRERMRLAGDQGMQEGIRQSQEFLVEAQAYCDGAYLMPSFGRYEMVAELVKVLDRDRWSAERAADAPASEPGRLLSR